In Salmo salar chromosome ssa24, Ssal_v3.1, whole genome shotgun sequence, the following proteins share a genomic window:
- the LOC106585631 gene encoding caspase recruitment domain-containing protein 9 isoform X2 — MTDSQSVSDMEDEQCWVQLEDYRMLLIKTIEPSRITPYLRHCKVLSSEDEEQIFNDPSLVTRQRKVGVLLDILQRTGHKGYVTFLESLELDYPRLYRKITGKEPARVFSVLVDTVGESGLTQFLMSEVTRLQKGLQEERRRRQEATWAAATQEDSLRQQQVKERELRKQQERVQCMREERDRQWEVVCHLKDENYSLMHNLTKLSEEKNSALMSNRDLQLEIEKLKHSLMKAESDSKIQRKQTVNLKNAIEERPSQDMIWQLQRHNDLLTVRIQELESSAQGTAPAPLDQEKLSVESLENYKQHSQAQHQELVNNIYNLRRDLHDAEALRNRYLEAKEVLELKCTTLKKDAKMYRDRMEDILKQMDEVIRERDKAIASREEYHQENSRSLQEKDQYRKQIRELGERCDELQVQLFRTEAEVMALQTRLHINTCSPHDKSQTSEEDCRDTLTEASSGDLQCQTSGEYDVCIALQVHPLCAEGSPEDNISGERALSEDEPSDCSKPRERCNFYYRRKRALRRSKATCKECKPCVLDNSCGSDNTDTDGM; from the exons ATGACTGACAGTCAGAGTGTGTCAGATATGGAGGATGAGCAGTGCTGGGTCCAGCTGGAGGATTACAGAATGCTGCTGATAAAGACCATTGAGCCGTCGCGAATCACTCCTTACCTGCGTCATTGTAAGGTGCTAAGCAGTGAGGATGAGGAGCAGATATTCAATGACCCCAGTCTGGTCACCCGTCAACGCAAAGTAG GTGTACTATTGGATATTCTTCAAAGAACTGGACACAAAGGCTATGTGACATTCCTCGAGAGCTTGGAGCTGGACTATCCTCGATTGTATCGCAAAATTACTGGCAAAGAACCTGCCCGGGTCTTTTCTGTACTAGTTG ACACGGTGGGTGAGTCAGGACTGACTCAGTTCTTGATGAGTGAGGTCACACGTCTGCAGAAGGGCCTGCAGGAAGAACGCCGGCGCAGACAAGAGGCCACATGGGCTGCAGCCACGCAGGAGGACTCCTTACGGCAGCAGCAGGTTAAGGAGAGGGAGCTGCGGAAGCAGCAGGAGCGCGTGCAGTgtatgagggaggagagggaccgGCAATGGGAGGTGGTATGCCACCTGAAGGACGAGAACTACAGCCTGATGCACAACTTAACCAAGCTGAGCGAAGAGAAGAATAGTGCTCTCATGTCCAACCGGGATCTGCAATTGGAG ATAGAAAAGCTGAAGCACAGCCTGATGAAGGCAGAGAGTGACTCGAAAATCCAACGCAAGCAAACTGTGAACCTGAAGAATGCCAttgaggagagacccagtcaggacATGATTTGGCAGCTCCAGAGACACAACGATCTGCTCACAGTGCGCATCCAGGAGCTGGAGAGCTCAGCTCAG GGGACAGCTCCAGCCCCCTTGGATCAAGAGAAGCTGAGCGTTGAGAGTCTGGAGAACTACAAGCAGCACTCTCAGGCTCAGCACCAGGAGCTGGTCAACAACATCTACAACCTACGCAGAGATCTGCACGATGCTGAGGCACTACGGAATCGG TACTTGGAGGCGAAGGAGGTTCTTGAGTTGAAGTGCACAACATTAAAGAAAGATGCAAAAATGTATCGTGACCGAATGGAGGACATCCTGAAACAGATGGATGAGGTTATCAGGGAGAGAGACAAG GCCATCGCCTCTCGAGAGGAGTACCACCAGGAGAATTCACGGAGCCTCCAGGAGAAGGACCAGTACCGGAAGCAGATTCGGGAGCTGGGTGAGCGCTGTGATGAGCTGCAGGTCCAGTTGTTCCGGACTGAGGCAGAGGTTATGGCTCTACAGACCAGGCTTCACATTAACACCTGCTCCCCACATGAT AAAAGCCAGACCAGTGAGGAAGACTGCAGAGATACATTAACCGAAG CTAGTAGTGGGGACCTGCAATGTCAGACATCGGGGGAGTATGATGTGTGCATTGCTTTGCAAGTCCACCCGTTGTGTGCAGAAGGGTCCCCGGAGGATAATATCTCAGGA GAAAGAGCTTTATCAGAGGATGAGCCCTCAGACTGCAGCAAGCCCAGAGAGAGGTGTAACTTCTACTACAGAAG GAAACGTGCCCTTAGGAGGTCAAAGGCCACATGCAAGGAATGCAAACCTTGTGTCCTGGACAACAGCTGTGGAAGTGACAACACTGACACGGATGGGATGTGA
- the LOC106585631 gene encoding caspase recruitment domain-containing protein 9 isoform X1 — protein sequence MTDSQSVSDMEDEQCWVQLEDYRMLLIKTIEPSRITPYLRHCKVLSSEDEEQIFNDPSLVTRQRKVGVLLDILQRTGHKGYVTFLESLELDYPRLYRKITGKEPARVFSVLVDTVGESGLTQFLMSEVTRLQKGLQEERRRRQEATWAAATQEDSLRQQQVKERELRKQQERVQCMREERDRQWEVVCHLKDENYSLMHNLTKLSEEKNSALMSNRDLQLEIEKLKHSLMKAESDSKIQRKQTVNLKNAIEERPSQDMIWQLQRHNDLLTVRIQELESSAQQGTAPAPLDQEKLSVESLENYKQHSQAQHQELVNNIYNLRRDLHDAEALRNRYLEAKEVLELKCTTLKKDAKMYRDRMEDILKQMDEVIRERDKAIASREEYHQENSRSLQEKDQYRKQIRELGERCDELQVQLFRTEAEVMALQTRLHINTCSPHDKSQTSEEDCRDTLTEASSGDLQCQTSGEYDVCIALQVHPLCAEGSPEDNISGERALSEDEPSDCSKPRERCNFYYRRKRALRRSKATCKECKPCVLDNSCGSDNTDTDGM from the exons ATGACTGACAGTCAGAGTGTGTCAGATATGGAGGATGAGCAGTGCTGGGTCCAGCTGGAGGATTACAGAATGCTGCTGATAAAGACCATTGAGCCGTCGCGAATCACTCCTTACCTGCGTCATTGTAAGGTGCTAAGCAGTGAGGATGAGGAGCAGATATTCAATGACCCCAGTCTGGTCACCCGTCAACGCAAAGTAG GTGTACTATTGGATATTCTTCAAAGAACTGGACACAAAGGCTATGTGACATTCCTCGAGAGCTTGGAGCTGGACTATCCTCGATTGTATCGCAAAATTACTGGCAAAGAACCTGCCCGGGTCTTTTCTGTACTAGTTG ACACGGTGGGTGAGTCAGGACTGACTCAGTTCTTGATGAGTGAGGTCACACGTCTGCAGAAGGGCCTGCAGGAAGAACGCCGGCGCAGACAAGAGGCCACATGGGCTGCAGCCACGCAGGAGGACTCCTTACGGCAGCAGCAGGTTAAGGAGAGGGAGCTGCGGAAGCAGCAGGAGCGCGTGCAGTgtatgagggaggagagggaccgGCAATGGGAGGTGGTATGCCACCTGAAGGACGAGAACTACAGCCTGATGCACAACTTAACCAAGCTGAGCGAAGAGAAGAATAGTGCTCTCATGTCCAACCGGGATCTGCAATTGGAG ATAGAAAAGCTGAAGCACAGCCTGATGAAGGCAGAGAGTGACTCGAAAATCCAACGCAAGCAAACTGTGAACCTGAAGAATGCCAttgaggagagacccagtcaggacATGATTTGGCAGCTCCAGAGACACAACGATCTGCTCACAGTGCGCATCCAGGAGCTGGAGAGCTCAGCTCAG CAGGGGACAGCTCCAGCCCCCTTGGATCAAGAGAAGCTGAGCGTTGAGAGTCTGGAGAACTACAAGCAGCACTCTCAGGCTCAGCACCAGGAGCTGGTCAACAACATCTACAACCTACGCAGAGATCTGCACGATGCTGAGGCACTACGGAATCGG TACTTGGAGGCGAAGGAGGTTCTTGAGTTGAAGTGCACAACATTAAAGAAAGATGCAAAAATGTATCGTGACCGAATGGAGGACATCCTGAAACAGATGGATGAGGTTATCAGGGAGAGAGACAAG GCCATCGCCTCTCGAGAGGAGTACCACCAGGAGAATTCACGGAGCCTCCAGGAGAAGGACCAGTACCGGAAGCAGATTCGGGAGCTGGGTGAGCGCTGTGATGAGCTGCAGGTCCAGTTGTTCCGGACTGAGGCAGAGGTTATGGCTCTACAGACCAGGCTTCACATTAACACCTGCTCCCCACATGAT AAAAGCCAGACCAGTGAGGAAGACTGCAGAGATACATTAACCGAAG CTAGTAGTGGGGACCTGCAATGTCAGACATCGGGGGAGTATGATGTGTGCATTGCTTTGCAAGTCCACCCGTTGTGTGCAGAAGGGTCCCCGGAGGATAATATCTCAGGA GAAAGAGCTTTATCAGAGGATGAGCCCTCAGACTGCAGCAAGCCCAGAGAGAGGTGTAACTTCTACTACAGAAG GAAACGTGCCCTTAGGAGGTCAAAGGCCACATGCAAGGAATGCAAACCTTGTGTCCTGGACAACAGCTGTGGAAGTGACAACACTGACACGGATGGGATGTGA